The Flavobacterium galactosidilyticum nucleotide sequence GAGGAGTGAATAAAGAAGGGAAATGGCAAAATAGCAGAATGGATGGTAAATTCTTGTTTCCAGTAAAAGCTTTATCAAAAGTTTTTAAGGCGAAATATTGCGAAAAACTCAAAGCAAAAGAGCCGATTAAATACGAACAAATACGTCAAGAATTATGGAGAAAACCTTGGGTAGTTTTTGCAAAGAAGCCTTTTGGAAGTCCAAAGACTGTGGTAGAATATTTAGGAAGATACACCCATAAAATCGCCATTAGCAACCATCGAATAAAAAATATTGACAATCAAAACGTCACTTTTGATTACAAGGATTATCGGGTAGCGGGAGCAAAGAAGCAAATGACGCTCACTCACGGGGAATTTATCAGGCGGTTTTCATTGCATGTTTTGCCCAAACGTTTTGTAAAAATCCGTCATTATGGCTTTTTGAGTAGCAGCTGGAAGCGCCAAAAGTTGAAACTTTTGCAGGAGAAACTCAAGGTTAAAACATTGGAAAAAGTAGAAAAAAAGCCCTTTTTACCCAAATGTCCGTGTTGTAAAACTGGGAATTTACACCGAATAGCGGTTTTTGACCAGCGTGGTCCGCCTGCTTGGTATCTTGGCGGTAGCCAAAGTGCTACTTCCTGTGAAAGTTAATTTTATGGGTAAGGGAACTTATGTTCTATTGTGACGTAAAACAGATTAAAACCAACTGAAAAAATACTCCAAAAAAAAAGAGGATACTAAATCCTCTAAATATTCCTCAATTAATTTTGCGATAATTCCATAGTTCCTGCCAGTGACCGGTTCCGTTCAACACGTGCTTCATTGTTGGTGCTTCGCACCCAACGAATCCCTAGCTGTTGGTAGTAGTTGTTTTTATTTAAACATCTCTTTGTATTCGTATTTGAATTTGTATTCGGTTTGTCCCAAATATTTAATTTTTTTCTCAATTTCAGATTTCATAGTCGTATAATTTCTATGGTAAAATTCTGAAATTGAAGCAATTCTTTTGCCTTTACTAAGTATAAAAATATATTCATAAGTACCAGATTTACTTGGTTGAATTGAGACATTAAACCCTTCTAAATCCTTTAACTTAAAAACTTTATTTTTTCCAAGTCCAAAATATTCCCTTACTATAATCTTTTCATTTTGGATTTCTATGTTATGAGCTCTAGTTCTGAATTCAGTTAACCAAAAATAAATTACGAATATCAAATAAAGTATAGGAATAACAATTCCTGCTTTAGACGAATTTATAGTTAAATATAATAATCCCAATGCTGATATTGTCAGAAACGAACAAATGATGATTGGAAGGATAGCAAATTTTGTTTTGTTATCCATTTGAGTATTTGTTATTGTGTTTTCCACTTTCGGCTCTATTTTTTTGCGTTAATGTTATATTTTTAATTTGTAATTTAAACTTTTTTCAGCTTTTTAATATCAATTATTAACTGTCAATTTCTAATTATTTCTTTCTTTTCGCGTATTTTTGGAAGTAACTGGCTACTAACGGAAAAAGTATTTGCGAAGGGCGGGCTAAATTTAACTGAAAGTTCAATTTCGACCAACCGGAGCAGATGCTTTTTCAGATTGTTAAAATTAAGAAAAAAACAATATGAAAAGCAGCTGCGGCTAAAGAAAACCAGCGGTGATTTTATATATTCAACCCCGCCTTTTGCAAATACAATGTTACCTGCTGTCTCTTTATTCCCGAAGCCATTTATTTAGTTCGTTAAAAGTTTGTTCTCTTTGTTCAATCCAAGGAAAATGTCCTGCTTTATCAACAATTACCAATTTAGAATTTGGTAAACGAAGATGCAATTCTGTTGCAAATTCAGGCAAGTTATTTGTGTCATATTTCCCGTTAATAATTAAAATTTTTGTTTTTAAATCTTTAAATTTCTTTTGAATTTGTAAATATTTGTGGCGTTCTTCGGGCGTTTCCTGATAATAATTGTCTGCTATCGGTTTTCTTCTTCCCGCCTTTGTAACTTCTTTAACAATTGCGATAACTTTTTGAGCAGTTTCTTCATTGTAAGTCCACCATTTTGTTCTTGCAGTAGAAATATCATTTCCATTTTTGTCAAAAGTTGTATTGTTTGCAACCATATAATCCCAATCGTCAATAACTTTTGCAAACCATTTGGATTCTTTGATTCTTTTGTTTTCAGAAAGTTTCCGTCTTTCAATTGATTCATTTTGGCTTCCAACATAACTTGTTCCCGATAAAATTATTCCTGAAACATTTTTTGGAAATTCAACAGCGTATTGCAAAGCAATTGCACTTTGGTCTGAATGTCCAAAAAGCCAAATTTTTTTTGCGCCAAGTTTTTTCCTCAATAACTCAATTTCTTTTACGGAATTTTCAGCGGTATAATCTTCAAGTTTTTTTGGTACCTCAGATTTTCCTGTTCCACGAGAATCGTAATAAACCATTGTAAATTTTTCCTCAAGTGGTTTTAAAGTCATTTCGTAGCCAATTTTTCCCGAACTTGGGTGTCCGATAAGCATAATTGGTCCTTTTCCCTTTACGGTAAAATTGATATTTAAGTTGTCAACTATTTCGGTATGATTTCCATTCTCAATTTTGGAACTTGAAAAGCAGGAAATAAGGAAAGAAAAAATTATAAGTATTCTAAAAACTTCTTTCATAAACGCTATTTTGGTGAGATTGCAGGTAACGTTTCGCAGCTACACGATGCACAAGGATTCGGAACCAGAGTATTTTCGGCTTAACGAAAATATGATGCGAATCGATAATTCCACTAAAGCCTTGTGTATTGTGTAACTGCTGTTATGCCTTCGTGCTTTGTTCTTTATTTGTTTTATCCACTTCTTTTCCGTAAATGTCAAGGTTTTTCTCTTTGGAATATATTTTCCAATTCTTTATTAATTCCTTAAATTCAATTTCGGTACAATTATCAAACTTTTTTAAGGCAAAATACATTGCAGTTATTGAAATAGACCTAACTTTTGAGCGATGTCTTTTTTTGCAATTCGGACACCACATCATTGGGGGGTGAATTTTTCTTTCAGCTCTAATTTGGTTGAGTTTATTATCTAAATCGGCCACAAGTTTAAAATGTTTTGGAATTGTCAAATTAGTCTTCCAATTCTCTTTCAAAAGTTGCTTTAATTCAGGAAACCAAATTGTATGTGCTTCTCCAGATGACATTTGCTTTACTTTTATATTGTATCGT carries:
- a CDS encoding IS91 family transposase is translated as MQPRFEVADVLRKLGTRIETLGLNTWQLRTLSALKRCRTSELGGHIDACDGCGKIRISYNSCRNRHCPKCQGNKREDWIQARATELLPVPYFHVVFTLPDSINSLAIHQPKMVYDILFEATWETLGQFGKTKDIQTGMIAVLHTWGQQLSLHPHLHCIVPGGGVNKEGKWQNSRMDGKFLFPVKALSKVFKAKYCEKLKAKEPIKYEQIRQELWRKPWVVFAKKPFGSPKTVVEYLGRYTHKIAISNHRIKNIDNQNVTFDYKDYRVAGAKKQMTLTHGEFIRRFSLHVLPKRFVKIRHYGFLSSSWKRQKLKLLQEKLKVKTLEKVEKKPFLPKCPCCKTGNLHRIAVFDQRGPPAWYLGGSQSATSCES
- a CDS encoding alpha/beta fold hydrolase, whose product is MKEVFRILIIFSFLISCFSSSKIENGNHTEIVDNLNINFTVKGKGPIMLIGHPSSGKIGYEMTLKPLEEKFTMVYYDSRGTGKSEVPKKLEDYTAENSVKEIELLRKKLGAKKIWLFGHSDQSAIALQYAVEFPKNVSGIILSGTSYVGSQNESIERRKLSENKRIKESKWFAKVIDDWDYMVANNTTFDKNGNDISTARTKWWTYNEETAQKVIAIVKEVTKAGRRKPIADNYYQETPEERHKYLQIQKKFKDLKTKILIINGKYDTNNLPEFATELHLRLPNSKLVIVDKAGHFPWIEQREQTFNELNKWLRE